Proteins encoded within one genomic window of Fragaria vesca subsp. vesca linkage group LG1, FraVesHawaii_1.0, whole genome shotgun sequence:
- the LOC101306953 gene encoding protein phosphatase 2C 16-like produces MVNRAKKICRTSPNGKVFDLDRAPFWGYTSICGGRPEMEDDVAVVPKLLQIPSQMFMDESDDLGHNPSQYTAHFFGVYDGHGGCQVANYCRERVHSALVEEIEIAKSGLNESTGESWQEHWKEAFTNCFMKVDAEVAGAPISTHSSSTGASEASVDHIAPETVGSTAVVAVVCPSHIIVANCGDSRAVLYRGRVAMPLSVDHKPDREDEYERIEAAGGKVIQWDGSRVFGVLAMSRSIGDRYLKPSIIPDPEVMFVSREKEDECLILASDGLWDVITNEEACDIARRRILVWHKKYGDTVERGEGADPAAEAAAVYLTRLAIQKGSKDNITVVVVDLKASRKFKKKT; encoded by the exons ATGGTGAATCGGGCGAAGAAAATATGCAGAACAAGCCCCAATGGGAAGGTTTTCGATTTGGATCGTGCACCCTTTTGGGGATACACATCCATCTGTGGAGGAAGACCAGAGATGGAAGATGATGTTGCAGTTGTTCCCAAACTTTTGCAGATTCCTAGTCAAATGTTCATGGATGAATCTGATGACTTGGGCCACAACCCAAGTCAGTATACTGCCCATTTCTTTGGAGTTTATGATGGACATGGGGGTTGTCAG GTTGCTAATTATTGTCGCGAACGTGTGCATTCGGCTTTGGTTGAAGAGATTGAAATTGCCAAATCAGGCTTGAATGAAAGCACTGGTGAATCTTGGCAGGAGCATTGGAAGGAGGCCTTCACCAATTGCTTTATGAAAGTTGATGCCGAGGTTGCAGGAGCTCCCATAAGCACACATTCAAGCAGCACTGGTGCTTCTGAGGCTTCTGTTGATCATATTGCTCCTGAAACTGTCGGTTCTACTGCTGTAGTTGCTGTTGTTTGTCCATCACATATTATAGTAGCAAACTGTGGTGATTCAAGAGCAGTATTGTACCGTGGAAGAGTGGCGATGCCATTGTCAGTAGATCACAAA CCAGATAGAGAAGATGAGTATGAAAGGATTGAGGCTGCTGGAGGCAAGGTCATACAGTGGGATGGTTCTCGTGTATTTGGTGTTCTTGCAATGTCACGCTCCATAG GCGACAGATACTTGAAACCATCAATCATACCGGATCCAGAAGTCATGTTTGTTTCTCGAGAAAAGGAAGATGAGTGCCTAATCCTAGCCAGCGACGGGTTGTGGGATGTAATAACAAATGAGGAGGCTTGTGACATTGCGCGGAGGCGGATCCTTGTATGGCATAAGAAATATGGTGATACAGTGGAAAGGGGTGAGGGAGCTGATCCTGCAGCTGAAGCTGCAGCAGTGTACCTCACAAGGCTTGCAATCCAAAAGGGAAGCAAAGACAACATAACTGTTGTAGTGGTAGACCTGAAAGCTTCAAGGAAGTTTAAGAAAAAAACTTAA
- the LOC101306665 gene encoding uncharacterized protein LOC101306665, with protein sequence MATSSKFDLSSGSPDRPLYTSGQRGSHMAASLERPGSFRESMENPILSSLPSMSRSTSAIVQGDVTNFLQCVRFDPKTVAAEHKSNRQGDLKRLVNAAFSISPDDSPSSSVKGKLLPPPLPEDVKRVRASLRESCGKARDRVKTFSEALSVFNNVFPSVPSKKRSRTESFSNERSGVVLPGDRSMMGPSMGKIGIQNHAVAGGFEIDQQKSEERTKNSVPNKRTRTSLMDVRNNTLVRPSGVVEREREMMRLASSGAVQGEERNLSIGVDGWEKSKMKKKRSGIKPDVSLMVTSKPIDGYRETKQGMQQRPVNDVRSRLNNDSHGFRPGVANGAVGVGKSDGIKQPTGPAFRSSIPKTEPDNPSLINDKRDRPMGSDKERGNQRVVNKSNARDDFNSASPTSSTKMNASVRAPRSGSAVTPKLSPVVHRATVPNDWEISQCTNKPPAVVGPNNRKRMTSARSSSPPVAQWAGQRPQKMSRTARRSNFNPIVSSNEETPVIDSASDMTGSDIGQGFARRLPGSSPQQVKLKGEPLSSAALSESEESGAAEVKSRDKGKKSDEIDEKPGQNIQIQKVPSLVLPSRKQKSAAGEDLGDGVRRQGRTGRGFASTRSIVPMTVEKMGNVGTAKQLRSSRLGVDKSESKAGRPPTRRLSDRKAYTRQKHTAINPAADFLVGSDDGHEELMTAAKAAVDSARSCSSSFWMKMEPFFRFVSDADINYLKGNIESSVTTPAEVPCSLDGNLTVHYGLGSNEFEPRSGEFRSEQSVPGTGDHSEIPLCQRLIAALISEEDTSSGNEDPVFDAYGVESDLDAEVESNGLSYQSQVNFQFAGNAASNGYRITGRPEHDEPEGGIRIPNRTISSNFGLSQNGVLPDEAFFSGFACSEFQYGNMHINEKLLLEIQSIGIYPELLPDMTQTTDDEISGEIRKLEEKYHEQVSNKKGLLDGLFRSASEKKERQIKELEQRALDKLIGMAYEKYLAPNATGGKSSSNKMAKQAALAFVRRTLDRCHKFEETGTSCFSEPVYRDILLSMASNVNGTRQAEAIADGESTKSYASTRCLEGSLSASMSSKQHHPQFSQNMDNTITSSDVLPPLNHLPEQSTGREETWTNRVKKRELSLDDVGIGNSLSSSAKGKRSERDRDGKGHNREVLSRNGTAKIGRPAVSNVKGERKSKTKPKQKTTQLSVSVNGPVGKISEHPKPALPSVPKSGEMTTSRNPKQKDHHPVDALEDPIDLSHLQLPGMDVLGADDIDGQTQDLGSWLNIDDDGLQDHDFMGLEIPMDDLSDLNMMV encoded by the exons ATGGCGACTTCTAGCAAGTTTGATCTCTCTTCTGGTAGCCCGGACAGACCATTATATACCAGTGGGCAGCGTGGGTCCCACATGGCTGCTTCATTGGAAAGACCTGGCAGCTTTCGTGAGAGCATGGAAAATCCAATTTTATCTTCACTTCCAAGCATGTCAAGAAGCACATCTGCAATAGTTCAAGGAGATGTGACAAACTTCCTCCAATGCGTGCGCTTCGACCCAAAAACGGTGGCCGCAGAGCACAAGTCTAACCGACAAGGGGACTTGAAAAGACTAGTGAATGCTGCTTTTAGCATTTCACCTGATGATTCTCCATCTAGTTCTGTGAAAGGCAAGTTGCTACCACCCCCACTACCGGAGGATGTAAAACGAGTCAGGGCTAGTCTGCGTGAAAGCTGTGGTAAAGCCAG GGACCGTGTAAAGACTTTCAGTGAAGCATTATCGGTATTCAATAACGTTTTTCCTAGTGTACCATCAAAGAAGAGATCAAGAACAGAAAGTTTTTCAAATGAACGGTCTGGTGTGGTGTTACCGGGTGATCGGTCAATGATGGGACCAAGCATGGGTAAGATCGGTATTCAGAATCATGCTGTGGCAGGTGGTTTTGAAATTGATCAGCAAAAGTCAGAAGAAAGGACAAAAAATTCTGTACCGAACAAACGCACACGCACTTCTTTG ATGGATGTGCGAAATAATACTCTTGTCCGACCATCGGGGGTAGTAGAAAGAGAAAGGGAAATGATGAGGCTTGCAAGTAGTGGTGCAGTTCAAGGAGAGGAACGTAATCTATCCATTGGTGTTGACGGTTGGGAAAAATCAAAAATGAAGAAAAAGCGTTCTGGGATAAAACCAGATGTTTCTCTGATGGTGACTAGTAAACCAATTGATGGCTACCGTGAAACCAAACAGGGGATGCAGCAAAGGCCTGTCAATGATGTCCGTTCAAGGTTAAACAATGACTCCCATGGGTTCAG GCCTGGAGTCGCCAATGGAGCTGTTGGAGTTGGAAAGTCGGACGGAATCAAACAACCAACTGGCCCAGCCTTCCGTTCATCCATCCCTAAGACTGAACCAGACAACCCTTCCCTTATCAATGATAAGAGAGATCGTCCTATGGGTTCAGATAAGGAAAGAGGGAACCAGAGAGTTGTTAACAA ATCAAATGCTCGTGACGACTTTAATTCTGCTAGTCCTACCTCTAGTACAAAGATGAATGCATCTGTTCGGGCTCCGCGATCAGGCTCAGCTGTTACACCCAAGTTGTCCCCAGTTGTTCATCGAGCAACTGTACCTAATGATTGGGAGATATCTCAATGTACAAACAAGCCCCCTGCTGTTGTTGGACCTAACAATCGCAAACGCATGACATCAGCACGATCTTCATCCCCGCCTGTTGCTCAATGGGCTGGCCAGAGACCACAAAAGATGTCCCGCACTGCTAGACGATCAAATTTCAATCCTATTGTTTCAAGTAATGAGGAAACCCCTGTTATTGATAGTGCATCGGACATGACTGGTAGTGACATCGGTCAAGGATTCGCCAGACGCTTACCTGGAAGTTCTCCTCAGCAAGTTAAGTTAAAAGGTGAACCTTTGTCCTCAGCAGCACTATCAGAGAGTGAGGAGTCGGGTGCCGCTGAGGTCAAATCCAGAGACAAAGGCAAAAAATCTGATGAGATAGATGAGAAACCTGGACAGAACATTCAAATTCAGAAGGTGCCTAGTCTGGTCTTGCCATCAAGAAAACAGAAGTCGGCTGCTGGGGAAGACCTTGGAGATGGTGTTCGGAGGCAGGGGAGAACAGGACGAGGTTTTGCTTCGACAAGGTCTATTGTGCCGATGACTGTTGAAAAGATGGGAAATGTTGGTACAGCTAAACAGCTGAGAAGTTCCAGACTTGGTGTAGATAAGAGTGAAAG CAAGGCAGGCCGTCCACCAACTAGGAGGCTTTCTGATCGAAAGGCCTATACACGTCAAAAGCATACAGCAATTAACCCCGCAGCAGATTTTCTCG TTGGGTCAGATGATGGACATGAAGAGCTAATGACTGCTGCAAAAGCCGCTGTTGATTCTG CTCGTTCCTGCTCCAGCTCATTTTGGATGAAGATGGAGCCATTTTTTCGTTTTGTGTCTGATGCGGACATTAATTACCTAAAG GGAAACATTGAATCTAGTGTGACCACTCCAGCTGAAGTCCCTTGTAGTTTAGATGGTAACCTTACAGTCCACTATGGACTGGGTTCGAATGAATTTGAACCAAGGAGTGGAGAGTTTCGTTCCGAACAATCAGTGCCAGGCACTGGGGATCACTCTGAAATTCCCCTCTGTCAGAGACTCATAGCGGCATTAATTTCAGAAGAGGATACTAGTAGTGGAAATGAAGATCCTGTGTTTGATGCATATGGAGTTGAATCTGATCTGGATGCAGAGGTTGAATCAAATGGTCTGAGTTATCAATCTCAAGTCAACTTTCAGTTTGCTGGAAATGCTGCTTCAAATGGTTATAGGATTACTGGAAGGCCGGAACATGATGAACCTGAAGGTGGAATCCGCATTCCAAACAGAACAATTAGTTCAAACTTTGGTCTTTCCCAAAATGGTGTACTTCCGGATGAAGCATTTTTTTCTGGTTTTGCCTGTTCAGAATTCCAGTATGGTAACATGCACATAAATGAAAAACTTCTACTGGAGATTCAGAGTATTGGAATCTACCCAGAACTACTG CCTGACATGACACAGACGACCGATGACGAAATCAGTGGGGAAATTAGGAAATTAGAGGAAAAGTATCATGAACAG GTCTCCAACAAGAAAGGGTTGCTGGATGGACTGTTTAGGTCTGCCTCAGAAAAGAAAGAACGCCAAATAAA GGAGCTAGAACAGCGTGCGCTTGACAAACTCATTGGAATGGCTTATGAGAAGTATTTG GCTCCAAATGCCACCGGGGGAAAGAGTTCCAGTAATAAAATGGCCAAGCAAGCTGCCTTAGCATTTGTCAGACGGACACTGGACCGATGCCATAAATTTGAAGAGACAGGGACAAGCTGCTTCAGTGAACCGGTATATAGGGATATACTTCTTTCTATGGCTTCCAATGTGAATGGCACACGACAAGCAGAGGCTATTGCAGATGGTGAATCCACCAAATCATATGCCTCCACTCGTTGTTTGGAAGGTAGTCTTTCAG CTTCCATGAGCTCCAAGCAACACCATCCACAGTTTAGTCAGAATATGGATAATACCATTACTTCTTCAGATGTGCTTCCACCTTTAAATCATTTACCCGAACAAAGTACGGGTAGAGAAGAAACATGGACAAACAGGGTGAAGAAGAGGGAATTATCCCTTGATGATGTTG GTATTGGAAATTCTCTATCTAGCAGTGCAAAAGGAAAGAGGAGTGAGAGGGATAGAGATGGAAAAGGGCACAACCGGGAGGTGTTATCAAGAAATGGAACTGCTAAAATTGGTAGGCCAGCAGTGTCCAATGTTAAGGGTGAAAGAAAATCAAAAACTAAGCCTAAGCAGAAAACGACTCAGCTATCTGTTTCAGTAAATGGCCCTGTTGGTAAGATATCAGAACATCCCAAACCAGCATTGCCTTCTGTACCGAAGTCTGGTGAAATGACTACCAGTCGGAATCCCAAGCAAAAGGATCATCATCCTGTAGATGCACTGGAAGACCCTATTGACTTGTCTCACCTGCAATTACCAGGAATGGATGTGTTAGGTGCTGATGATATTGATGGTCAAACACAGGATTTAGGTTCATGGTTGAATATCGATGATGATGGTTTACAAGATCATGATTTCATGGGTCTTGAAATTCCAATGGATGACCTTTCAGACTTAAATATGATGGTTTGA